Proteins encoded in a region of the Haloarcula sp. CBA1129 genome:
- a CDS encoding HEAT repeat domain-containing protein codes for MSLYELERDGKAQELIRLLRESDNERVKTRAAELLGNFDDHDDRRDVVNALVDAAQSDSDEITGAAIDSLDELGDDAITQLIGSMAGVDLEDDAADWVKAKAYMQVLDADVPELRMAAANGLGTLDQADAVPKLAERFEDADPRVRARAARSAGKIGDSRATTPLESLLTDQKAGVRREAADALGNIGNRQALQALLPLYEDDDERVRRIAVGAFGNFGNDRPVDYLIEALSDESAAVRRTAVYSLIELLSNVPTNQSHEIRDTVVEKLSNTDDRSVVVPLVEILEESTQAAQRRNTAWMLGRVTSQEERDRVIESLVEALEEDDQMLRQFAATSLAELGDDDNMVERRLLKIVQDDGIDPEVRGQAIFTLGKVGGERSRKTLDKLIDETEHDVVRKKAFSAISKLGGRG; via the coding sequence ATGAGCCTCTACGAACTGGAACGGGACGGCAAGGCACAGGAACTCATCCGCCTCCTCAGAGAAAGCGACAACGAGCGGGTCAAGACCCGTGCCGCGGAGCTACTGGGGAACTTCGACGACCACGACGACCGGCGCGACGTGGTCAACGCGCTCGTGGACGCGGCCCAGAGCGACAGCGACGAGATCACCGGCGCAGCTATCGACTCGCTGGACGAACTCGGCGACGACGCGATCACGCAACTCATCGGCAGCATGGCCGGCGTCGACCTCGAAGACGACGCCGCCGACTGGGTGAAGGCGAAAGCGTACATGCAGGTGCTCGACGCTGACGTGCCGGAACTCCGGATGGCAGCGGCAAACGGCCTCGGAACCCTCGATCAGGCCGATGCGGTTCCGAAGCTCGCAGAGCGTTTCGAGGACGCTGACCCGCGAGTGCGGGCGCGGGCGGCCCGGTCGGCCGGAAAGATCGGCGACTCGCGGGCGACGACGCCGCTCGAATCGTTGCTGACGGACCAGAAAGCCGGCGTTAGGCGTGAGGCGGCAGACGCGCTGGGGAACATCGGGAACAGACAGGCGCTTCAGGCACTGTTGCCGCTGTACGAGGACGACGACGAGCGGGTCCGGCGCATCGCCGTCGGCGCGTTCGGGAACTTCGGCAACGACCGGCCGGTCGACTATCTCATCGAAGCGCTTTCCGACGAGTCGGCCGCCGTCCGGCGGACAGCCGTTTACTCGCTCATCGAACTCCTGTCGAACGTTCCGACCAACCAGAGCCACGAAATCCGGGACACCGTCGTCGAAAAACTCTCGAACACGGACGACCGGAGCGTCGTCGTGCCGCTGGTCGAGATTCTCGAAGAGAGCACGCAGGCCGCCCAGCGGCGCAACACCGCATGGATGCTCGGTCGGGTCACCAGTCAGGAAGAGCGGGACCGGGTCATCGAATCGCTGGTCGAGGCGCTGGAGGAGGACGACCAGATGCTCCGCCAGTTTGCCGCCACCAGCCTCGCTGAACTCGGCGACGACGACAACATGGTAGAGCGGCGGCTCCTCAAAATTGTGCAGGATGACGGCATCGATCCCGAGGTCCGGGGTCAGGCCATCTTCACGCTCGGGAAAGTCGGAGGCGAGCGCTCCCGGAAGACGCTGGATAAACTCATCGACGAGACCGAACACGACGTGGTCCGGAAGAAGGCTTTCTCGGCCATCTCGAAGCTCGGTGGCCGTGGATGA
- a CDS encoding protein-glutamate O-methyltransferase CheR has product MNKGSERTFEDLVEFIGAEMDFESGFYNDSYLDRRITARMRRTDIEDYQSYQRLLERDDGEREELLDSLSINVTGFFRNPDAWERLRPVLRELTENNRRVRLWSAPSADGREPYSAAMLALDDPDIDARKIEITATDINADILEEARDGTYATSQTTDIADELEPLDDYTEYIEQDGNTFQVRDRVKEMVTFEQHDLIRGDPKRDFDLVFCRNLLIYIDSEFKVPIFETIRGSLREGGYLMIGMTETLPAECRESFEAVDKRHRIYRRV; this is encoded by the coding sequence ATGAACAAAGGCAGCGAACGCACCTTCGAGGACCTCGTGGAGTTCATCGGCGCGGAGATGGACTTCGAGTCGGGCTTTTACAACGACTCGTATCTCGACCGCCGTATCACCGCGCGGATGCGCCGGACCGACATCGAGGACTACCAGTCCTACCAGCGGCTGCTGGAACGCGACGACGGCGAGCGCGAGGAACTGCTCGATTCGCTGTCGATCAACGTCACCGGCTTCTTCAGGAACCCGGACGCGTGGGAGCGACTACGCCCGGTCCTCCGAGAACTCACTGAGAACAACCGTCGCGTCAGGCTCTGGTCGGCCCCGAGTGCCGACGGCCGCGAGCCGTATTCGGCGGCGATGCTGGCGCTTGATGACCCCGACATCGATGCCCGGAAAATCGAGATCACAGCAACGGACATCAACGCCGACATCCTCGAAGAGGCCCGCGACGGGACCTACGCGACCTCCCAGACGACCGACATCGCTGATGAACTGGAGCCACTGGACGATTACACGGAGTACATCGAGCAGGACGGCAACACGTTTCAGGTTCGGGACCGCGTCAAGGAGATGGTCACGTTCGAGCAACACGACCTCATCCGAGGCGACCCCAAGCGCGATTTCGACCTCGTGTTCTGCCGGAATCTCCTCATCTACATCGATTCGGAGTTCAAGGTCCCCATCTTCGAGACGATCCGCGGATCGCTCCGCGAGGGCGGCTATCTCATGATCGGCATGACCGAGACGCTGCCCGCAGAGTGTCGGGAGTCCTTCGAAGCGGTCGACAAACGACACCGCATCTACCGGCGTGTGTAG
- the cheA gene encoding chemotaxis protein CheA produces MDDQYLDAFIRESEEAITELNNSLLELESDPSNTEAMDSIFRTAHTLKGNFGAMGFDNAANLAHAMEDLLDEMRQGEMEVTPDLMDLVFAGVDQIEVIVGEIEEHGESGTETDEMVEELRAVLEEGAAAAGDTETTGNSDDSESDESLSTDANVSDVAIDGDAVDERVLQAEISVGESDMLGVDSMLAVESIEGRFDILDSSPSRADIEDGEFEDTFVLYLDGPDAATVDAELGTTGKVDSFDVTDVTDELVSEADTGSDAVEDTDTGSDAGSDPDTDAEEEHSVDEIKSVRVDVDQLDDLHGLVEQLVTSRIKLRRGVEKDDLDSTGETLNELDKITANLQNTVMDMRLIPLKKVVGKFPRLVRDLARELDKDIEFEIEGEDIELDRTILTEISDPLMHILRNSVDHGIESPEEREQAGKPRTGNITLRASRERDHVIIEVEDDGAGLDVEGIREKAVEKGVRSPEELDAMDDSAVYDLVFHPGFSTADEVTDTSGRGVGMDVVHDTVSQLDGSVSVDSEPGEGTTVSLRLPVTMAIVKVLFVKVGGEEYGVPIKNVDEITGTEEAKQVNGQEVIKHNDEIYPVIHLDDTFDIEGETANGDGMLVRIRESERQVALHCDSVNSQEEVVVKPLEGILSGTPGLSGTAVLGDGNIVHILDVVTL; encoded by the coding sequence ATGGACGACCAGTATTTAGACGCATTCATCCGTGAAAGTGAAGAAGCGATAACCGAACTCAACAACTCACTGCTCGAACTCGAATCCGACCCCTCTAACACGGAGGCGATGGATTCGATCTTCCGGACAGCCCACACGCTGAAGGGCAACTTCGGAGCCATGGGCTTTGACAACGCGGCGAACCTCGCGCACGCGATGGAAGACTTGCTCGACGAGATGCGCCAAGGCGAGATGGAGGTCACGCCGGACCTGATGGACCTCGTCTTCGCCGGCGTCGACCAGATAGAGGTCATCGTCGGGGAGATCGAAGAGCACGGCGAATCGGGGACAGAGACCGACGAGATGGTCGAAGAGCTCCGTGCCGTCCTCGAAGAAGGGGCTGCCGCCGCGGGCGACACCGAAACGACAGGTAACAGCGACGACTCGGAGAGCGACGAATCGCTCTCCACGGATGCCAACGTCAGTGATGTCGCCATCGACGGCGACGCTGTCGACGAGCGAGTCCTGCAGGCCGAAATCAGCGTCGGAGAGTCGGACATGCTCGGCGTCGACTCGATGCTAGCCGTCGAGTCCATCGAGGGGCGGTTCGACATTCTCGATTCGAGCCCGAGCCGCGCCGACATCGAGGACGGCGAGTTCGAGGACACGTTCGTCCTGTATCTCGACGGGCCCGACGCGGCGACTGTCGACGCCGAGCTGGGAACGACCGGGAAGGTCGACAGCTTCGACGTGACTGACGTGACCGACGAACTGGTGAGCGAGGCAGACACCGGCTCCGATGCTGTCGAGGACACTGACACGGGTTCGGACGCAGGCTCGGACCCCGACACCGATGCCGAAGAGGAACACAGCGTCGACGAGATCAAATCCGTCCGTGTCGACGTGGACCAGCTCGACGACCTTCACGGGCTCGTCGAGCAACTGGTCACGAGCCGAATCAAGCTCCGGCGTGGCGTCGAGAAAGACGACCTCGACTCCACTGGCGAGACGCTGAACGAACTGGACAAGATCACGGCGAACCTCCAGAACACCGTGATGGACATGCGGCTCATTCCGCTGAAGAAGGTCGTCGGGAAGTTCCCGCGACTCGTCCGCGACCTCGCGCGCGAACTCGACAAGGACATCGAGTTCGAGATCGAGGGCGAGGATATCGAACTCGACCGGACCATCCTCACCGAGATCTCGGACCCGCTGATGCACATCCTGCGGAACTCTGTCGACCACGGCATCGAGTCGCCCGAGGAGCGCGAACAGGCGGGCAAACCACGCACCGGCAACATCACGCTCCGGGCCTCCCGCGAGCGGGACCACGTCATCATCGAGGTCGAAGACGACGGGGCTGGACTCGATGTGGAAGGGATCAGAGAGAAAGCAGTCGAGAAGGGTGTCCGCTCGCCCGAAGAACTGGACGCGATGGACGACTCCGCGGTGTATGACCTCGTGTTCCATCCCGGCTTCTCGACGGCCGACGAAGTGACCGACACCAGTGGGCGTGGCGTCGGCATGGACGTCGTCCACGACACGGTCTCCCAGCTCGACGGGTCGGTCAGCGTCGACTCCGAACCGGGCGAGGGGACGACTGTTTCGCTGCGACTGCCGGTGACGATGGCTATCGTCAAGGTGCTGTTCGTCAAGGTCGGCGGCGAAGAGTACGGCGTCCCCATCAAGAACGTCGACGAGATTACCGGGACGGAGGAGGCGAAACAGGTCAACGGTCAGGAGGTCATCAAGCACAACGACGAGATTTACCCGGTCATCCACCTCGACGACACCTTCGACATCGAGGGTGAGACGGCCAACGGCGACGGGATGCTCGTCCGAATACGCGAATCCGAGCGGCAGGTCGCGCTCCACTGTGACTCTGTCAACAGTCAGGAAGAGGTCGTCGTCAAGCCGCTTGAGGGCATCCTCTCGGGCACGCCCGGCCTCTCGGGCACGGCCGTACTGGGCGACGGGAACATCGTCCACATCCTCGACGTGGTGACCCTATGA
- the cheB gene encoding chemotaxis-specific protein-glutamate methyltransferase CheB, whose product MADGVRAVVADDSHFMRSVISDILSDGGIDVVAQARDGEEAVSAVIEHQPDVVTMDVEMPVMNGIEATERIMAESPTPVLMLSAHTDENADVTFEALDKGAVDFFTKPGGEVSMEMSRLKDQLVEMVSTVAAVDVGATGKDGGTSSGGTAPTTTGGSATDRSPSGTASTQTTYVSNPTLVIGSSTGGPKMVEQVMENLPIEADLRVLIIQHMPEGFTGRFAERINTRSDYEVREATDGARIGGGEGLVAAGDRHMEVKNYRNGRLRTKLTEDEPVNSVRPAVDVTMRTAAETIDDPLVGLILTGMGEDGADGIRRIKQAGGKTIAQDEATSAVYGMPKRAAETGCVDTVLPIDDIADGIIDTITTEVT is encoded by the coding sequence ATGGCAGACGGTGTCCGCGCCGTGGTCGCAGACGACTCTCACTTCATGCGGAGTGTCATCTCTGATATCCTCAGTGATGGCGGCATCGATGTCGTCGCGCAGGCGCGTGACGGCGAGGAGGCAGTGTCGGCCGTTATCGAACACCAACCCGACGTCGTAACGATGGACGTCGAGATGCCGGTAATGAACGGCATCGAGGCAACGGAGCGGATCATGGCGGAGTCTCCGACACCGGTGTTGATGCTGTCAGCTCACACCGACGAAAACGCCGATGTGACGTTCGAGGCACTTGATAAGGGCGCGGTCGACTTTTTCACCAAGCCCGGTGGCGAGGTGTCGATGGAGATGTCCCGCCTGAAAGACCAGTTGGTCGAGATGGTCAGCACCGTCGCAGCGGTCGACGTCGGCGCGACAGGCAAAGACGGCGGGACAAGCAGCGGTGGCACGGCTCCGACAACAACCGGCGGATCGGCGACGGACCGAAGCCCGTCCGGGACGGCGTCGACCCAGACAACATACGTCTCAAACCCGACGCTCGTCATCGGTTCTTCGACCGGCGGCCCGAAGATGGTGGAACAGGTAATGGAGAACCTTCCCATCGAGGCCGACCTCCGGGTGCTTATCATCCAGCACATGCCGGAGGGGTTCACCGGCCGGTTCGCCGAGCGGATCAACACACGAAGCGACTACGAGGTCCGGGAAGCCACAGACGGGGCGCGCATCGGCGGTGGCGAGGGGCTCGTCGCCGCCGGTGACCGGCACATGGAGGTCAAGAACTACCGGAACGGGCGGCTGCGGACGAAGCTGACAGAGGACGAGCCAGTCAACAGTGTCCGTCCGGCAGTCGACGTGACAATGCGGACGGCCGCGGAGACAATCGACGACCCGCTCGTCGGCCTCATCCTCACCGGGATGGGCGAGGACGGCGCGGACGGGATTCGGCGGATCAAGCAGGCCGGTGGCAAGACCATCGCACAGGACGAGGCCACGTCCGCGGTGTACGGCATGCCAAAACGCGCCGCCGAGACGGGCTGTGTGGACACTGTCTTGCCTATCGACGACATTGCGGACGGCATTATCGACACGATTACCACTGAGGTGACCTGA
- a CDS encoding chemotaxis protein CheW — translation MAAQSATTGQVLEFQLGSETYCVSIDYVTEIVDIGELTSVPNAPSHVRGVMDLRGRTTSIVDPKVVFGIGDEGEEKRIIVFDPEIVEEQGAAGWLVDEVYQVVQVTPEQVDQSPANDAGSIRGVIKRDDSFVIWVDPAVVHAGD, via the coding sequence ATGGCAGCACAGTCAGCCACCACCGGCCAAGTGCTCGAGTTCCAGCTCGGCTCGGAAACGTACTGCGTGAGTATCGACTACGTGACTGAGATCGTCGACATCGGCGAACTCACGTCCGTCCCGAACGCCCCGTCGCATGTCCGTGGCGTCATGGACCTTCGTGGGCGCACGACATCAATCGTCGACCCAAAGGTCGTCTTCGGCATCGGAGACGAGGGCGAGGAGAAGCGCATTATCGTCTTCGACCCGGAGATCGTCGAGGAACAGGGTGCGGCCGGCTGGCTTGTTGACGAGGTGTATCAGGTCGTTCAGGTCACGCCGGAGCAGGTCGACCAGTCCCCCGCGAACGACGCCGGCTCGATCCGGGGCGTCATCAAGCGAGATGACAGTTTTGTTATCTGGGTGGATCCCGCCGTCGTCCACGCTGGTGACTGA
- a CDS encoding ATPase domain-containing protein has translation MIEQTKTGIEGLDDILNGGIVKNSTTLVSGNPGAGKSILCLQYIYNGVEKYDEKGIYLSFEEDESDLREAAESIGFENWQDHVDNGDIKVYDKQVLLRENDFTSSLDILLEELEDGDYDRLVLDSLAMFELFFENEKEKRTYLLKFTDILSDSGLTTLMTNEQGAVFPDTDIGLENYLTDGNIYLIQTPTDTGVNRYVWVAKMRKQNIETDIYPMEIDWGGIDVHQNASAFSMMSEEESPI, from the coding sequence ATGATTGAGCAAACCAAAACGGGGATTGAAGGCCTCGACGACATTCTGAACGGTGGTATTGTGAAGAACTCGACGACACTGGTGAGTGGCAACCCCGGAGCCGGAAAATCGATCCTCTGTCTCCAGTACATCTACAACGGCGTCGAAAAGTACGACGAGAAAGGTATCTATCTCTCCTTCGAGGAAGACGAGTCGGACCTCCGGGAGGCCGCCGAATCCATCGGCTTCGAAAACTGGCAGGACCACGTCGACAATGGCGACATCAAGGTGTACGACAAGCAGGTGCTCCTGCGCGAGAACGACTTTACGTCCTCGCTGGATATTTTGCTGGAAGAACTCGAAGACGGCGACTACGACCGGCTGGTGCTTGACTCGCTTGCCATGTTCGAACTGTTCTTCGAGAACGAGAAGGAGAAACGGACGTATCTCCTGAAGTTCACTGACATCCTCAGCGACAGCGGCCTCACGACGCTGATGACCAACGAACAGGGGGCCGTCTTCCCGGACACCGATATCGGGCTGGAGAACTACCTGACCGACGGTAACATCTACCTCATCCAGACGCCAACTGATACCGGGGTGAACAGGTACGTCTGGGTCGCCAAGATGCGAAAGCAGAACATCGAGACCGACATCTATCCGATGGAGATAGACTGGGGCGGCATCGACGTCCACCAGAACGCCAGCGCCTTCTCGATGATGAGCGAGGAAGAATCACCAATTTAG
- a CDS encoding helix-turn-helix domain-containing protein, translated as MDSGEILQTLGNKYSAEILDATDEPVSAQELSDELGIPIATCYRRIDELTEHDLLELHDNILSDDRRRIKVYRRNVDEVRVDFDDELTVHIEERSEVTNKLDEAWRTLSER; from the coding sequence ATGGATTCAGGGGAGATTCTTCAGACGCTTGGCAATAAATACAGTGCCGAAATCCTCGACGCGACGGACGAACCGGTCTCCGCACAGGAGCTCAGCGACGAACTCGGAATCCCCATCGCGACGTGTTACCGACGGATCGATGAACTGACCGAGCATGACCTACTGGAGCTACACGACAATATCCTCTCTGACGACCGCCGTCGTATCAAGGTGTACCGGCGCAATGTCGACGAGGTCCGGGTCGACTTCGACGACGAACTGACTGTGCACATCGAAGAGCGGTCGGAAGTGACCAACAAACTCGACGAGGCGTGGCGGACCCTATCTGAGCGATAG
- a CDS encoding archaellin/type IV pilin N-terminal domain-containing protein gives MSAPNQRGERTASERRAQSSVGSIILLIAALLIAAATAGVLFEVVGGFQSDAATASDKSADRVVARAEVIGTTGHVNTTGNTVEAVTLVVKRAEGGGNMDLNDVVVGTTIGSGADAAVGSSTEISLTTLSDDDDSLSRGILNDESDRAALRIDLAALTGVELQPSESGTIRLLSPDGATTTVRVSVPSTLDGETTVAV, from the coding sequence GTGAGCGCACCGAATCAGCGAGGGGAGCGAACGGCCAGCGAACGGCGGGCGCAGAGCTCTGTCGGGTCGATAATCCTCCTGATCGCGGCGCTTTTGATCGCCGCGGCGACAGCTGGCGTGTTGTTCGAGGTGGTCGGCGGGTTCCAGTCCGACGCGGCCACGGCCAGCGACAAGAGCGCTGACCGAGTCGTCGCACGGGCCGAAGTCATCGGTACGACGGGTCACGTCAACACTACCGGCAACACCGTCGAGGCGGTGACACTCGTCGTGAAGCGAGCGGAAGGGGGCGGAAACATGGACCTCAACGATGTCGTCGTCGGAACGACAATCGGAAGCGGGGCCGACGCGGCGGTGGGCTCCTCGACCGAGATCTCACTTACTACGCTCTCGGACGACGACGACTCGCTCTCACGGGGGATTCTGAACGACGAAAGCGACCGGGCGGCGCTGCGTATCGACCTCGCAGCGCTGACGGGGGTAGAACTCCAGCCCAGCGAGAGCGGCACGATACGGTTGCTGTCGCCCGACGGCGCGACGACGACGGTTCGGGTATCGGTCCCGTCAACGCTCGACGGGGAGACGACGGTCGCCGTCTGA
- the cheY gene encoding chemotaxis protein CheY, producing the protein MPDVLIADDSEFMRNLLREILEEDHEIVGEVENGVEAVEVFKEEGPDLVMMDIVMPIRDGIEATDEIKSSNPDANVIMCTSVGQEEKMKEAVKAGADGYITKPFQKPSVMEAIEDVVPS; encoded by the coding sequence ATGCCAGACGTACTGATCGCCGACGATTCAGAGTTTATGCGTAACCTCCTCCGCGAGATTCTCGAAGAAGACCACGAGATTGTTGGGGAGGTCGAGAACGGAGTCGAAGCTGTGGAAGTGTTCAAAGAAGAAGGCCCGGATCTGGTCATGATGGACATCGTGATGCCCATCCGTGACGGTATTGAGGCCACGGACGAGATCAAATCTTCTAATCCTGACGCGAACGTTATCATGTGTACAAGTGTCGGTCAGGAAGAGAAGATGAAGGAGGCCGTGAAAGCGGGGGCTGACGGGTACATCACCAAACCGTTCCAGAAGCCCAGTGTGATGGAGGCTATCGAGGACGTCGTCCCCTCATAG
- a CDS encoding chemotaxis protein CheC, with translation MNVDIQSLGTFNQLAHEGAEQATQSMSQMTGIDAVVDVTKITLLDRADVGEELAGRDFVGVQFSFDGVLEGDTVLAFDVDSAGTITEEMMPGSSEDEAMARSGIEEIGNIMMSGFIDGWADYVGATIDHSPPEYIEESGGDVLPDAPENGDHQQVFVFKSEIEWIDESVNFYIYMLPEYESLTEMMVEHVDTDGDAIPIDKLQTFNEMTTSGTQKAADNVEMMTGIPTTAEVTQISFAPIEDVPKQIGTDTFVGTVVEFTGTPSGYLMVLFDEVSAINVAEAMMPIEMDSDELTDQHKAAIEELGNIMTSGFVDGWANVLQTSVEHTPPRVVHDMGRAIMDPLAAQVGQYQEHAFIIDSQMQTDDIEFQAEIHALPNEKELRAALNDLDVERATETGADVEQIFK, from the coding sequence ATGAACGTCGATATTCAGTCGCTCGGCACGTTCAATCAACTCGCTCACGAGGGAGCGGAACAGGCCACCCAGTCGATGTCCCAGATGACGGGCATCGACGCCGTCGTCGACGTGACCAAGATCACGCTACTCGACAGAGCGGATGTCGGCGAGGAACTGGCCGGCCGTGACTTCGTCGGGGTCCAGTTCTCTTTCGATGGCGTTCTCGAGGGCGATACTGTTCTTGCCTTCGATGTGGACAGCGCCGGCACGATCACCGAAGAGATGATGCCCGGCAGCAGCGAGGACGAGGCGATGGCTAGGAGTGGCATCGAGGAGATCGGTAACATCATGATGAGCGGGTTCATCGACGGGTGGGCCGACTACGTCGGTGCGACTATCGACCACTCGCCGCCGGAGTACATCGAGGAGTCCGGTGGTGACGTGCTCCCCGATGCACCCGAGAACGGCGACCATCAGCAGGTGTTCGTGTTCAAATCGGAGATCGAGTGGATCGACGAGTCGGTGAACTTCTACATCTACATGCTCCCTGAGTACGAATCGCTCACGGAGATGATGGTGGAGCACGTCGATACGGACGGCGACGCCATCCCCATCGACAAGCTCCAGACGTTCAACGAGATGACGACCAGCGGCACCCAGAAAGCTGCTGACAACGTCGAAATGATGACCGGTATCCCGACGACGGCGGAGGTGACACAGATCAGTTTCGCCCCCATCGAGGACGTGCCAAAGCAGATCGGCACGGACACGTTCGTCGGGACAGTCGTCGAGTTCACCGGGACGCCCAGTGGCTACCTCATGGTGCTGTTCGACGAAGTCTCGGCGATCAACGTCGCGGAGGCGATGATGCCCATTGAGATGGACAGCGACGAGCTAACCGACCAGCACAAGGCCGCCATCGAGGAACTGGGGAACATCATGACGAGCGGGTTCGTCGACGGCTGGGCGAACGTCCTGCAGACCTCAGTCGAACACACGCCGCCGCGGGTCGTCCACGATATGGGGCGGGCAATCATGGACCCGCTTGCGGCACAGGTCGGACAGTATCAGGAGCACGCGTTCATCATCGACTCCCAGATGCAGACTGATGACATCGAGTTTCAGGCTGAGATTCACGCCCTGCCCAACGAAAAAGAGTTGCGCGCCGCCCTCAACGACCTCGATGTCGAGCGAGCGACTGAGACGGGCGCGGACGTCGAACAGATATTCAAATAA
- a CDS encoding chemotaxis protein CheD, protein MKVYDGSQTESPEQSTPERIKVGIAEYKVTTEPAVLTTSGLGSCIGIALYDTRNTVAGLVHVMLPSAADIDGGNHAKFADTGIEVLIEAMADAGASTEAMEAKIAGGSDMLDFSENGSSIGSRNAKKVRETLDEHGVPVVGEDLGGDHGRSVKLEADTGNLIIKSANTDSITL, encoded by the coding sequence ATGAAAGTATACGATGGTAGTCAAACAGAGAGTCCCGAACAGAGTACTCCGGAGCGTATCAAAGTCGGCATCGCGGAGTACAAGGTGACTACAGAGCCGGCTGTGCTGACCACGAGCGGGCTGGGCTCCTGTATCGGGATTGCGCTATACGACACCCGGAACACGGTGGCCGGGCTCGTTCACGTCATGCTCCCGTCGGCGGCAGATATTGACGGCGGCAACCATGCGAAGTTCGCGGATACGGGCATCGAAGTGCTCATCGAGGCCATGGCGGATGCCGGGGCGTCGACGGAGGCGATGGAGGCCAAAATCGCCGGTGGGAGCGACATGCTCGACTTCTCCGAGAACGGCTCCTCCATTGGTTCGCGTAACGCCAAGAAGGTGCGCGAGACGCTGGATGAACACGGCGTTCCCGTTGTCGGCGAAGACCTCGGCGGTGACCACGGCCGGTCCGTCAAGCTCGAAGCGGACACCGGCAATCTCATCATCAAAAGCGCGAACACGGACTCAATTACGCTGTGA